The Curtobacterium poinsettiae DNA segment CTCGCCGACGCGCTTCGCGAGGGCGACGGCGCCGAAGGCGTCCCCGTCGAGCGGCTCGAACGTCCACGTGCTCGCGGTCGTCCAGTCGAGCGGCACACCGACGCCGCGCACCCGGTCCGGCCAGGCCAGGCCGAGCGCGATCGGCAGACGCATGTTCGGCGGCGACGCCTGGGCGATGGTGGAGCCGTCGACGAACTCGACCATCGAGTGCACGATCGACTGCGCGTGCACGGTGACGTCGATGCGGTCGTACGGCACGTCGAAGAGCAGGTGTGCCTCGATGACCTCGAGCCCCTTGTTGACCAGCGTCGCGGAGTTCGTCGTGACGACGAGACCCATGTCCCAGGTCGGGTGCGCCAGGGCCTGGGCGGGGGTGACGTCGCGGAGCTGCTCGCGGGTGCGCCCACGGAACGGACCGCCGCTCGCCGTGAGGACGAGCCGCTGCACCTCGGCGTCGGAGCCGGAGCGCAGCGCCTGCGCGATGGCGGAGTGCTCGCTGTCCACGGGCACGATCTGCCCGGGCGCTGCGGCCTGCTGCACGAGGGAGCCGCCGACGATCAGGCTCTCCTTGTTCGCCAGGGCGAGCGTGGCACCGCTCTCGAGCGCCGCAAGCGTCGGGCCGAGGCCGACCGAGCCGGTGATGCCGTTCAGGACGACGTCGGCCTCGACGCTCCGGACGAGCTGCTCCGAGTCGGCCGCGCCGAACGCCGTGTCGCGGACCCCGAACCGGGCGGCTTGCTCGGCGACGAGTTCGCGGTTGCTGCCGGCGGTGAGCCCGACGACCTCGAACCGGTCGGGGTTGCGAGCGACGACGTCGAGCGCCTGGGTGCCGATCGAGCCGGTGCTGCCGAGGACGACGATCCGCCGACGATCCGGACCGGTGCTGCCGAGGCGGCCGTCCGTCACGGTCAGCCCTTGGCGAGGATGTCGACCACGAAGACGAGCGTGGCGTTCTTCGGGATGCCCGAGCCCTCCTGCGGGTTCGCACCGTAGGCGTCCTCCGGCGTGGCGACGATCAGGACCTGTGAGCCGACCTTCTGCCCGACGAGCCCGGTGACGAAGCCCTTGATGAGCGCGCTCTCCGACACGGTGAAGGTGGTGGGGACACCCTTCGACCACGAGGAGTCGAACTCCTTGCCGGTGTCGTACACGACGCCCTTGTACTGCACGAGGGCGGTGTCGCCGTCGGCGATCTCGGTGCCGTCGCCCTGCTTGAGCACCTCGACCGTGGTCTTCGTGGGCGCCTTCACACCGTCGGGGACCGTGATCTCCGGCTCGCCCGAGGCCTTGTCCTTGACCGTGGGCAGGCCCGGGTCCTGGTCCTGCGGGGTGCCGGTCGCCTTGGTCGGGGTCTGTGCGACGACGTCGGCGACCACAACGATCTCGCCGCCGGTGTTGAAGCCGAGTGCGGAGGACTGTCCGACCGCGGCGACCCGGTCGCCCACCTTCGAGCAGGCGAGGAGCGCGCCGAAGCCCGATCCGCCGACGGAGAGCACCTGCGGGTTGCCCTCGTCGAAGCCGACGGTGCCGAGCTTCTTGGCGTCCGATGCCTCGTACACGCTGTAGGAGACCTGCGCGTAGTCGCCCTCGTCGAGCGCCGCGCCCTTGCCCTTCACGAGGCGGGTGGCCTGCGGCGTCTTCGCGGACAGGCCGGACGAGAACTTCACGGTCGGGGCCTTCGGTCCACCGAACGACCCGGTCGCCTTGATGGCATCGGACGACTTGCCCGGGTCCGGGCAGGAGGTGATCGCCGAGGCCGTGGCGCTGGCCGAGGGGGTCGGCGAGGCCGAGGACCCGTTCGAACCGGAGCCGGAGCAGGCGGCGAGTCCCAGCACGACGGCGGGGACGATGGCGATCGGGAGCAGGCGGAGACGCTTCACGAGGACCTAGTCTGCCCCACCTGCCGAAGAGTCCCCTGCCAATGACGCAGGTCGGACGACCAGCTGCGGCTCGTGGTGCACCGGGAACGCCACGGACCGCGCGATGAAGCAGAGCTCGTTGGCGGTGACGTGTGCTGCTTCGGCGTCCGCGACCCGGTCGGCTTCGAGGATCGTGACGACCGGGTGCAGGGTCGCCTCGGTCAGTTCACCCGAACCGTCGCGGTTCAGGCGGAGCGACGCGGTCGCGGTGTCCTGGTAGTCGACGACGGTGAAGCCCTTCGTCACCGCGACGTGCAGGTAGCTGAGCATGTGGCACTGGGCCAGCGCCGCGACCACCATCTCCTCGGGGTTCCAGCGGTCACGGTCCCCGCGGAACGTCGGGTCGGCGGAGCCGGGGACGTCGGGCTTGCCGGTCGCGGAGACCACGTGCTCGCGGCCGTAGTCGCGGTACCCGGAGGTGCCGGTCCCGCGGTCACCGGTCCAGCTGACGGAGACCTCGTAGGAGTGGTCGTGCACGGGTGCGCCCCTTCGCCTTGGCTAGCATGGCGGCATGACGGTGAGCCCCGAAGTCCGCAGTGATCGCCATCCTCTCACCGCCGACGGTTCCGTCGAGCTGGCGGTGCTCGAACGCTCAGGGTTCGACGAGAGCCGGCACGTCGGCGCCGGCGTCGTCGTCGACGCGACCGGCGCGGTGATCGACTCCGTGGGTGACGTGACGGCGAGCATCTACCCACGTTCCACCATGAAGCCGTTCCAGGCCCTGGCGGTCCGCCGTGCAGGTGCGCTGTTCTCCGACGAGGAACTCGTCCTCACCACCGCGAGCCACGCCGGCACCGCGGCGCACCAGGCGCTCGCCCTGCACATGCTCGAGTCCTTCGACCACGTCGAAGCCGACCTCGGCTGCCCGCCCGACATGCCCTTCGACCGCGGGGCCGCTCGGACGATGGACGGCCCCCGCCGCCTGGCGATGAACTGCTCCGGCAAGCACGCCGGCATGCTCGCGGCCTGCCGGGTGAACGGCTGGGACGAAGCCACGTACCTGGACATCGAGCACCCGTTGCAGCAGCGGGTGCGTTCCGTCGTCGAGGAGTACACGCACGAGACCGTCGACCTCGTCGGCACGGACGGCTGCGGCGCCCCTGTCTTCCCGCTCACCCTGACGGGGCTGGCACGCGGGTTCGCCGGTGTCGTGGCGCGGGCCGACGACGACTCCGCTGCGCTGACCGATGCCGTCCTGGCGCACCCGTGGGCGATCGACGGCGTCGGACGCGCGAACACGGTCACCATCGAGCGCCTGCAGGTGCTGGCGAAGCTCGGGGCCGAGGGCGTCATGGTCATGGGCTTGCCCGGAGGCGCCGCCGTGGCCGTGAAGGTGCTCGACGGCTCGCAGCGGGCCGGCACCCTGGCGGCCCTGGCGCTGCTGGAGCGGAACGGGCTCGTCGCATCGGACGGGGTGGCCGAGGTGCTCGAGGCGACCGGTGAGCGGGTGCTCGGCGGT contains these protein-coding regions:
- the dxr gene encoding 1-deoxy-D-xylulose-5-phosphate reductoisomerase, producing the protein MTDGRLGSTGPDRRRIVVLGSTGSIGTQALDVVARNPDRFEVVGLTAGSNRELVAEQAARFGVRDTAFGAADSEQLVRSVEADVVLNGITGSVGLGPTLAALESGATLALANKESLIVGGSLVQQAAAPGQIVPVDSEHSAIAQALRSGSDAEVQRLVLTASGGPFRGRTREQLRDVTPAQALAHPTWDMGLVVTTNSATLVNKGLEVIEAHLLFDVPYDRIDVTVHAQSIVHSMVEFVDGSTIAQASPPNMRLPIALGLAWPDRVRGVGVPLDWTTASTWTFEPLDGDAFGAVALAKRVGELGGTFPAVFNAANEQAVAAFHAGAIGFLDIVDTVERVVEEHTAGESSLDGVLAAEQWARTAADRALTR
- a CDS encoding FKBP-type peptidyl-prolyl cis-trans isomerase, giving the protein MKRLRLLPIAIVPAVVLGLAACSGSGSNGSSASPTPSASATASAITSCPDPGKSSDAIKATGSFGGPKAPTVKFSSGLSAKTPQATRLVKGKGAALDEGDYAQVSYSVYEASDAKKLGTVGFDEGNPQVLSVGGSGFGALLACSKVGDRVAAVGQSSALGFNTGGEIVVVADVVAQTPTKATGTPQDQDPGLPTVKDKASGEPEITVPDGVKAPTKTTVEVLKQGDGTEIADGDTALVQYKGVVYDTGKEFDSSWSKGVPTTFTVSESALIKGFVTGLVGQKVGSQVLIVATPEDAYGANPQEGSGIPKNATLVFVVDILAKG
- a CDS encoding OsmC family protein gives rise to the protein MHDHSYEVSVSWTGDRGTGTSGYRDYGREHVVSATGKPDVPGSADPTFRGDRDRWNPEEMVVAALAQCHMLSYLHVAVTKGFTVVDYQDTATASLRLNRDGSGELTEATLHPVVTILEADRVADAEAAHVTANELCFIARSVAFPVHHEPQLVVRPASLAGDSSAGGAD
- a CDS encoding asparaginase — encoded protein: MTVSPEVRSDRHPLTADGSVELAVLERSGFDESRHVGAGVVVDATGAVIDSVGDVTASIYPRSTMKPFQALAVRRAGALFSDEELVLTTASHAGTAAHQALALHMLESFDHVEADLGCPPDMPFDRGAARTMDGPRRLAMNCSGKHAGMLAACRVNGWDEATYLDIEHPLQQRVRSVVEEYTHETVDLVGTDGCGAPVFPLTLTGLARGFAGVVARADDDSAALTDAVLAHPWAIDGVGRANTVTIERLQVLAKLGAEGVMVMGLPGGAAVAVKVLDGSQRAGTLAALALLERNGLVASDGVAEVLEATGERVLGGGVPVGAVRVGAGLR